In Candidatus Eremiobacteraceae bacterium, the following proteins share a genomic window:
- a CDS encoding NHL repeat-containing protein: protein MMRKSYAVFVILAALGAAACQMQSSSAFGASRTPLIPHVAAHPSEPDLGTGFIYVVNPTSNLITMYPKSGTGDIAPTATLSGSNTQLNSPFDVFVATHGKIYVTNRTNNSVTVYPSGSTGNTAPTQNIFGHNTLIGKPSGIGVDSSGDIYVANNHLNSITVYAPNANGNVAPIRTISGPSTNLNAPIGLAINASDELVVANPGRNSVEVFAKDATGNATPVQVIVGAATGLLAPVDVATDSAGLIYVTNLNGTSITIYAANANGNVSPLRAISGTMTGLNKPGGIEVNGLGKIFVANNGSSSVESFAAGANGNAVPATTIGGLNTMLDHPAGLSLH, encoded by the coding sequence ATGATGCGTAAGAGCTACGCCGTATTCGTTATTCTCGCTGCGTTAGGCGCAGCGGCATGCCAGATGCAGTCGTCATCAGCATTCGGGGCGTCGCGGACGCCACTGATCCCACACGTCGCCGCGCATCCTTCCGAGCCTGACCTCGGCACCGGCTTCATCTACGTCGTCAATCCCACGTCGAACCTCATCACGATGTATCCGAAGTCCGGTACCGGCGACATAGCACCCACAGCGACGCTCAGCGGCTCGAATACGCAGCTGAACTCTCCGTTCGACGTCTTCGTCGCAACGCACGGCAAGATCTACGTGACGAACCGGACCAACAACTCCGTGACCGTATATCCGTCAGGGTCGACCGGCAATACCGCTCCGACACAGAACATCTTCGGGCACAACACGCTTATCGGAAAGCCATCGGGAATCGGAGTCGATTCCTCCGGGGATATCTACGTCGCGAACAATCACCTCAACTCGATCACCGTATATGCTCCGAACGCGAATGGCAACGTCGCGCCGATCCGTACTATCAGCGGTCCGAGCACGAATCTCAACGCACCCATCGGACTAGCGATCAACGCCAGTGACGAGCTCGTCGTAGCAAACCCCGGACGCAACTCTGTCGAGGTCTTCGCGAAGGACGCGACCGGCAACGCAACGCCCGTCCAAGTGATTGTCGGCGCAGCGACCGGCCTACTCGCGCCTGTGGACGTCGCGACAGATAGCGCCGGCCTGATCTACGTCACCAACCTCAACGGGACGAGCATCACGATATACGCAGCGAACGCGAACGGCAACGTGAGTCCGCTCCGGGCTATCTCGGGCACCATGACCGGTCTCAACAAGCCTGGAGGTATCGAAGTAAACGGCCTAGGGAAGATCTTCGTTGCGAACAACGGAAGCAGCAGCGTCGAGTCATTCGCGGCGGGAGCGAACGGCAATGCGGTGCCTGC
- a CDS encoding adenylate/guanylate cyclase domain-containing protein, whose protein sequence is MPTGTVTFLFSDIEGSTHRWEHHHAGMTEAIARHDALIRGEIERHGGFVFKTVGDAFCAAFSTPRQAVQAAFACQRRMHAENFSSVGGLRVRMGIHVGTAVERDSDYYGPTVNRVARLMSIGHGGQVLVSNAVRESVANSLPGGTSLVDLGLRRLKDLMQPERVWQVSGGGLPSDFAPLASLDARPNNLPVQRTALLGREHDLAFVKDLVTAHRLVTVSGAGGVGKTRLALQVGADLIDRYERGVWFADLSRISDGGLTPSVIAQALDVSQSGDSIESSLLQALKNRELLLILDNCEHLLDAVAPLVDAILESCPQVHVVATSRQSLGVAGEFLHRLPSLSVPDASSIPTADEARSHGATALFVERATAADSRFALSDDTAPIVADICRRLDGIPLAIELAAARIKVLSLPNLAKRLDERFKVLTGGNRTALPRQKTLLALIEWSYGLLDVREQTLFNRLGVFAGGFTLDAAAAVCSDGSVDGAEVLDLLSSLADKSLVLAETGSDSERYRLLESTRAYAIEKLSEAGDGDTFARRHAEFFQDFANAAKATHRAQAAESWLARQEAETANLRSALSWSLQQANDIVIGAAIAGSSVRLWQAMGLSAEARRWATLALESLPRPARPDLHADLLLALVLLGSGEQIYEMAVRAQELYEQHDDVAGTADALYSVAWHSHLAGRDAAADTAIARASDIYRTVGPELALAKCINLRAVFADRHHDRSAARTLYREALEMFRALGDERRVGGTLTNLGANENHSGDHEAAERTNSEALAILSRKKNVEDLVILYGNIVITRVWLGDIIGARDAGRAGLRLARETGDERYVAELLLDLGSVAACSGQTVKAGRLLGYATRQLESLGLGRIVEHRESGGVIKEKLEALLEAAEIHRITSEGAAWSEDQAFEEAMKA, encoded by the coding sequence ATGCCTACTGGCACGGTGACGTTTCTCTTTTCCGACATCGAGGGCAGTACGCATCGCTGGGAGCACCATCACGCCGGGATGACCGAGGCGATCGCGCGGCACGACGCACTCATCCGCGGCGAGATCGAGCGACACGGCGGCTTCGTCTTCAAGACGGTAGGCGACGCGTTCTGCGCGGCGTTCAGCACGCCGCGGCAAGCAGTTCAAGCGGCGTTTGCCTGCCAGCGACGCATGCACGCGGAAAATTTCTCTTCGGTCGGCGGTCTCCGCGTGCGGATGGGCATTCACGTCGGCACCGCAGTTGAGCGCGACTCGGACTACTACGGGCCGACGGTCAATCGCGTCGCGCGACTCATGTCCATCGGGCACGGTGGCCAAGTGCTCGTGAGCAACGCAGTGAGAGAATCTGTCGCGAACAGTCTGCCCGGCGGCACATCGCTCGTCGATCTCGGCCTGCGCCGGCTCAAGGACTTGATGCAGCCGGAGCGCGTGTGGCAAGTATCCGGCGGCGGATTGCCGTCGGATTTCGCACCGCTAGCATCGCTCGACGCAAGGCCCAACAATCTGCCGGTGCAGCGCACCGCCCTGCTCGGGCGCGAGCACGACTTGGCGTTCGTGAAAGACCTGGTGACCGCGCACCGGCTCGTCACCGTCTCTGGTGCAGGCGGAGTCGGCAAGACGAGGCTCGCGTTGCAGGTCGGCGCCGACCTCATCGACCGCTACGAGCGCGGCGTCTGGTTCGCGGATCTGTCGCGTATCTCGGACGGCGGTTTGACGCCCAGCGTCATCGCACAAGCGTTGGACGTGAGCCAGTCGGGTGACTCCATCGAATCTTCGCTCCTGCAAGCCCTGAAGAACAGGGAGCTGCTGCTGATCCTCGACAACTGCGAGCACCTGCTCGACGCGGTCGCGCCGCTCGTCGACGCGATCTTGGAATCCTGTCCGCAAGTCCATGTCGTGGCCACCTCCCGCCAATCGCTCGGCGTCGCCGGAGAGTTCTTGCACCGGCTTCCCTCGCTCTCGGTGCCCGACGCATCGTCGATCCCCACAGCGGACGAAGCGCGAAGTCATGGGGCGACCGCGTTGTTCGTAGAACGCGCGACGGCCGCCGATAGCCGCTTCGCCTTATCCGACGACACGGCACCGATCGTCGCAGACATCTGCCGGCGCCTTGATGGGATTCCGTTGGCCATCGAACTCGCAGCGGCGCGCATCAAAGTGCTTTCGCTGCCGAATCTGGCGAAACGACTGGACGAACGCTTCAAAGTCCTCACCGGAGGCAACCGTACCGCGTTGCCGCGCCAGAAGACGCTCTTGGCGCTCATCGAGTGGAGCTACGGGCTACTTGACGTGCGTGAGCAGACGCTCTTCAATCGCCTAGGCGTTTTCGCTGGCGGATTCACCCTGGACGCGGCGGCAGCTGTCTGCTCGGACGGAAGCGTCGACGGCGCAGAAGTCCTCGACCTTCTCTCGTCGTTGGCCGACAAGTCACTTGTCCTTGCGGAAACCGGCAGCGACAGCGAGCGTTACCGTCTTCTCGAATCCACTCGTGCCTACGCGATCGAGAAATTGTCGGAAGCCGGCGACGGCGACACGTTCGCACGGCGCCATGCTGAATTCTTCCAAGATTTTGCGAATGCAGCGAAGGCCACGCATCGCGCGCAGGCGGCAGAGTCTTGGCTCGCTCGGCAAGAGGCTGAAACCGCCAACCTGCGAAGCGCGCTGAGCTGGTCGCTCCAACAAGCTAACGACATCGTGATCGGCGCTGCGATCGCGGGCTCGAGCGTACGGCTGTGGCAGGCCATGGGCCTGTCCGCCGAAGCTCGGAGATGGGCAACGCTCGCGCTGGAAAGTCTGCCCAGGCCGGCACGACCCGATCTGCACGCCGATCTGTTACTTGCGCTCGTTCTCCTGGGGTCCGGCGAACAGATCTACGAGATGGCCGTCCGCGCGCAAGAATTGTACGAGCAACACGACGACGTTGCCGGTACTGCTGACGCGCTGTACAGCGTGGCTTGGCACAGTCATCTGGCCGGCCGGGATGCGGCGGCTGACACAGCGATTGCGCGGGCGTCGGACATATACCGTACGGTCGGCCCCGAACTTGCGCTCGCGAAATGCATCAACTTGCGAGCGGTCTTCGCGGATCGCCACCATGACCGCAGCGCCGCACGGACTCTGTACCGCGAGGCGCTCGAGATGTTCCGTGCGCTCGGCGATGAGCGCCGCGTGGGCGGCACACTCACGAATCTTGGCGCGAACGAGAACCACTCGGGCGATCACGAAGCGGCCGAGCGGACCAATTCCGAAGCGTTAGCGATCCTGTCGCGCAAGAAGAACGTGGAAGACCTGGTGATCCTGTACGGCAACATCGTGATAACGCGCGTCTGGCTTGGGGACATCATCGGAGCGCGTGACGCCGGCCGAGCAGGATTGCGACTCGCACGTGAAACGGGCGACGAGCGTTACGTCGCAGAATTGCTTCTTGATCTCGGCAGCGTCGCTGCGTGCAGCGGTCAGACGGTGAAGGCGGGTCGCCTGCTCGGATACGCGACGAGGCAGCTCGAGTCGCTCGGTCTCGGACGCATCGTAGAGCATCGCGAAAGCGGTGGCGTGATCAAGGAGAAACTCGAAGCACTTCTGGAAGCCGCGGAGATCCACCGTATCACGTCCGAAGGTGCTGCGTGGTCGGAAGATCAGGCGTTCGAAGAAGCGATGAAGGCCTAG
- a CDS encoding choice-of-anchor tandem repeat GloVer-containing protein, producing MCDPGVFFGCGLVFEVQPGIGERTLYQFTGAPDGMGPDGPLIRDAVGNLYGTTGTGGINSAQCGGAYAGCGTIYRLSKTGKEMIIHRFRGSDGDGPSSSLMENASGTIVGTTLQGGQWNNGVVYTIGGYVHPSLVLHSFNGSDGSFPEGGLTLASSGNFFGTTNGGDFYQGNVFEMTPNGQETILVSFTGRNGAGPTGTLVADKAGNLYGVAATGGARLQGEVFRVTP from the coding sequence TTGTGTGATCCGGGGGTGTTTTTCGGTTGCGGTCTCGTCTTTGAGGTGCAGCCCGGGATAGGAGAGCGCACGCTCTATCAGTTCACGGGAGCTCCGGACGGAATGGGGCCGGATGGGCCACTCATCCGAGATGCGGTGGGGAACCTCTATGGAACGACCGGAACCGGCGGCATAAATAGCGCGCAATGCGGTGGCGCGTACGCAGGATGCGGCACGATCTATCGTCTCTCGAAAACTGGTAAAGAGATGATCATCCACCGATTCCGCGGGAGCGACGGCGATGGGCCAAGCTCAAGCCTTATGGAGAACGCATCCGGCACCATCGTCGGCACAACATTGCAGGGTGGACAATGGAACAACGGTGTCGTCTACACGATCGGCGGGTACGTGCACCCGTCGCTTGTGCTCCACTCATTCAATGGCTCCGACGGCAGTTTTCCTGAAGGAGGCCTCACACTCGCGTCGTCGGGGAATTTCTTCGGGACTACGAACGGAGGGGATTTCTATCAGGGCAACGTGTTTGAGATGACTCCCAACGGACAGGAGACGATTCTCGTATCCTTCACAGGTCGCAACGGTGCTGGCCCAACTGGTACGCTCGTTGCCGACAAAGCCGGCAATCTTTATGGGGTCGCCGCTACCGGCGGCGCTCGTCTCCAAGGCGAGGTATTCCGGGTGACGCCTTAG
- a CDS encoding GPR1/FUN34/YaaH family transporter, whose product MKSTPDLRMIPLGLFSIGVGLFIVGGEFVTGARDAGAFIAFGLFTAGLGALITGYWAFRADNVFGGVAQSVIGLLFASFAIYDWFFYASAKDSNADFAWMAFAAAVVVGMIAFASFKASIPRLASVTLVMFFLFLAFLWAGSAFHTPMMFLVSGVIAILTAIMSWIGGLLRLLASL is encoded by the coding sequence GTGAAATCGACTCCAGATCTTCGGATGATCCCACTCGGACTTTTCAGCATTGGCGTGGGACTCTTCATCGTGGGAGGCGAGTTTGTTACCGGCGCGCGCGATGCTGGGGCGTTCATAGCGTTCGGCCTATTCACGGCCGGGCTCGGGGCGCTGATAACGGGATATTGGGCGTTTCGTGCAGACAATGTTTTCGGCGGCGTAGCGCAATCGGTCATCGGCCTGCTATTCGCATCCTTTGCGATCTACGACTGGTTCTTCTATGCATCTGCAAAGGACAGCAACGCCGACTTCGCGTGGATGGCATTTGCCGCAGCCGTGGTCGTAGGCATGATCGCTTTTGCATCGTTCAAGGCGAGCATACCGCGGCTGGCATCGGTGACACTCGTGATGTTTTTCTTGTTCCTCGCATTTCTATGGGCAGGGTCGGCATTTCACACACCGATGATGTTCCTCGTCAGCGGCGTCATCGCAATCCTCACCGCGATTATGTCGTGGATCGGCGGTCTGCTGCGGCTTCTGGCGAGCCTATAA
- a CDS encoding helix-turn-helix domain-containing protein, which translates to MATSATAQGPRVDPRVTRTQKLIRDALMSLLAEKSFESISVQDIAERATVNRATFYAHFSDKFALLEVMTRDEVGAKLSEGDPLNAPDTRELLKGVGRSVFGFVGQHSHCKVDRDFEPQFESAIEARVTEFLQPSFNDCSARLIASALVGAAMNWRHQAPKMRPDPIVDNIVGILVDGVEKQRT; encoded by the coding sequence ATGGCTACCAGTGCAACCGCCCAGGGGCCGCGCGTCGATCCGCGGGTTACACGTACCCAAAAATTGATCCGCGACGCGCTCATGTCGCTGCTCGCGGAGAAGAGCTTCGAGTCGATAAGCGTGCAAGACATCGCCGAACGCGCGACGGTCAACCGCGCGACGTTTTACGCGCATTTCTCGGACAAGTTCGCGTTGCTCGAGGTCATGACTCGCGATGAGGTCGGCGCCAAACTTTCCGAAGGAGATCCCCTGAACGCGCCTGATACGCGCGAGCTCCTCAAAGGTGTCGGCAGGAGCGTCTTTGGTTTCGTCGGCCAGCACAGCCACTGCAAGGTCGATCGCGATTTCGAACCGCAGTTCGAGAGCGCCATCGAGGCCCGGGTGACCGAGTTTCTCCAACCCTCGTTCAACGATTGTAGCGCTCGCCTCATCGCCTCCGCGCTGGTCGGCGCTGCGATGAACTGGCGCCACCAAGCGCCGAAGATGAGGCCGGATCCGATCGTCGACAATATCGTCGGTATCCTGGTCGACGGAGTCGAGAAGCAAAGGACATAA
- a CDS encoding NmrA/HSCARG family protein, producing MPRADQTIFVTGATGKQGGAAARHLLNKGYTVRALTRHPEKPAAHDLAAAGAQIVQGDLNDPSSYRSSLAGAHGVFSVQNFWESGYDGEVREGIALADEAKAAGVGHFVYSSVASAQRKTGLSHFESKWKIEEHIRAIGIPHTIIRPVFFMDNWQFFGLEYILAGTLSLPLNPGTKLQEIAVDDIGAFVALAFEQPDRWLGRELDIAGDNLAMSDVAATFGRVIGRPVQYVQMPWDQFQATAGEEYAKMLRWFEAVGYDADIAAVRREHPALLDFESFLSRAGWAMAKT from the coding sequence ATGCCAAGAGCCGACCAAACCATCTTCGTCACCGGTGCGACTGGCAAACAGGGCGGAGCTGCGGCGCGCCACTTGCTGAACAAGGGATACACGGTGCGCGCGCTTACGCGCCATCCGGAAAAGCCCGCGGCCCACGATCTCGCCGCCGCAGGCGCACAGATCGTGCAGGGCGACCTCAACGACCCCTCGTCGTACCGTTCGTCGCTCGCAGGTGCGCACGGCGTCTTCTCGGTCCAGAATTTTTGGGAAAGCGGTTACGACGGCGAAGTACGAGAGGGCATCGCGCTCGCCGATGAAGCCAAAGCCGCCGGTGTCGGTCATTTCGTGTACAGCTCGGTGGCTAGCGCACAGCGCAAGACTGGGCTCTCGCACTTCGAGAGCAAATGGAAGATCGAGGAGCACATTCGCGCCATCGGCATTCCGCATACCATCATCCGGCCCGTGTTCTTCATGGACAACTGGCAGTTCTTTGGGCTCGAGTACATTCTCGCAGGCACTCTTTCGCTGCCGCTAAACCCGGGCACAAAGCTTCAAGAGATCGCCGTCGACGATATCGGCGCGTTCGTCGCCCTGGCGTTCGAACAACCGGACCGCTGGCTTGGCCGCGAGCTCGATATCGCCGGAGACAACCTCGCGATGTCCGACGTCGCAGCCACGTTTGGGCGAGTCATCGGCCGACCGGTGCAGTACGTCCAAATGCCGTGGGACCAGTTTCAGGCAACGGCCGGCGAAGAATACGCGAAAATGCTCAGGTGGTTCGAGGCGGTCGGATACGACGCGGACATCGCCGCAGTCCGCCGCGAGCATCCGGCGCTGCTCGATTTCGAAAGTTTTCTGAGCCGCGCCGGCTGGGCGATGGCGAAAACGTGA
- a CDS encoding SDR family NAD(P)-dependent oxidoreductase has translation MPKVSMLVGYGPGTGVKLAEKFGGEGFSVALIGRDENRLNAGVSALKAKNINALAVTADAGDPASIRAAVRKVRSEVGPITILHWNAYGGVDVSDVFAADQATLDKVFDVAVFGLIAATDEALPDLKRNGEGAVLVSNGAFGLVSPQVDEAVINLHVMGLALSSAAKHKVVGLLEQRLKGEGVYVGEVMVYRAINTTGSTNADLVDPAVIAERHWEIYKARGETRAEVK, from the coding sequence TTGCCTAAAGTCAGCATGCTCGTGGGCTATGGCCCCGGCACCGGCGTCAAGCTGGCGGAGAAATTCGGTGGAGAGGGATTTTCGGTCGCTCTCATCGGGCGCGATGAGAATCGACTCAACGCGGGCGTCTCGGCCCTCAAGGCCAAGAATATCAATGCGCTCGCGGTTACCGCTGACGCCGGAGATCCGGCGTCGATCCGTGCGGCCGTCCGCAAGGTGCGGTCTGAAGTGGGGCCGATCACCATTCTACACTGGAACGCGTATGGTGGCGTGGACGTGAGCGACGTGTTTGCCGCCGACCAAGCGACGTTAGACAAAGTGTTCGATGTGGCAGTATTCGGGTTGATCGCGGCTACGGACGAAGCGCTTCCCGATCTGAAACGAAACGGCGAGGGCGCTGTGCTCGTGTCGAACGGTGCATTCGGCCTGGTATCGCCTCAGGTAGACGAGGCCGTCATCAATCTGCATGTCATGGGCCTCGCGCTTTCGAGTGCGGCGAAACATAAAGTGGTCGGATTGCTCGAGCAGCGGCTAAAAGGCGAAGGCGTGTACGTCGGTGAGGTCATGGTATACCGCGCGATAAACACCACCGGTTCGACCAACGCCGACCTCGTCGATCCTGCCGTCATCGCCGAAAGGCATTGGGAGATCTATAAAGCTCGCGGTGAGACCCGAGCTGAGGTCAAATAG
- a CDS encoding CDGSH iron-sulfur domain-containing protein: MDDQANIKVSKDGPYLVYGGLPLGIETIGTNSEGGSWTWDTGPAVKAPEQYALCRCGQSTNKPFCDGSHKRVGFDGTETASREPFEREAEATDGPTMTLYDDRPLCAYARFCDNAGTIWTLIERTDDKEVRRIVSHEATHCPSGRLVVRDRDTGEVVEPQLTPSISLVEDPAMQCSGPLWVRGGVRVESADGQQYEIRNRVTLCRCGASQNKPFCDGSHADIGFNDGLTK; encoded by the coding sequence ATGGACGACCAGGCCAACATCAAGGTCTCAAAGGATGGACCGTACCTCGTCTACGGCGGACTTCCGCTTGGGATTGAAACGATCGGCACGAATAGCGAGGGCGGCTCTTGGACTTGGGACACAGGTCCGGCCGTAAAAGCACCCGAGCAGTACGCGTTGTGCCGCTGTGGGCAGTCGACGAACAAGCCGTTTTGCGACGGATCCCACAAACGCGTCGGCTTTGACGGAACCGAAACTGCCTCGCGCGAGCCGTTCGAACGCGAGGCCGAGGCGACTGACGGACCGACGATGACGCTCTACGACGATCGCCCGCTTTGCGCGTACGCCCGCTTTTGCGACAACGCGGGAACTATCTGGACGCTGATCGAGCGGACGGACGACAAAGAAGTACGACGCATCGTCTCGCACGAGGCGACGCATTGCCCTTCGGGGCGGCTAGTCGTCCGAGATCGCGATACGGGTGAGGTCGTCGAACCGCAGCTGACACCGTCGATTTCGCTGGTCGAAGATCCCGCGATGCAGTGCAGCGGGCCGCTTTGGGTACGTGGAGGCGTGAGAGTGGAGAGCGCCGATGGTCAGCAGTACGAGATACGCAACCGCGTGACGCTCTGCCGGTGCGGTGCATCGCAGAACAAGCCGTTTTGCGACGGCTCGCACGCCGACATCGGATTTAACGACGGGCTGACGAAGTAA
- a CDS encoding GNAT family N-acetyltransferase, translated as MINVREVTKDDAIAWAAMRASLWPDADVDELKAEAVAHFDSPTMLERVFICEGPDGAPIGMLELSLRSHADGCTSSPVPYVEGWYVAADRRGIGVGRALMRSAEAWSRANGYREIASDCLLTNDASASAHHALGFEEIDRNITFRKAL; from the coding sequence TTGATCAACGTCCGCGAGGTGACGAAAGACGACGCGATCGCATGGGCCGCGATGCGGGCGTCACTCTGGCCCGATGCCGACGTCGACGAATTGAAAGCGGAGGCCGTCGCTCACTTCGATTCGCCGACGATGCTCGAACGGGTTTTCATTTGCGAGGGACCTGACGGCGCGCCGATCGGCATGCTCGAACTCTCGCTCCGATCGCATGCCGATGGCTGCACGAGTTCGCCCGTGCCCTACGTCGAGGGGTGGTATGTGGCCGCCGACCGGCGCGGCATCGGCGTCGGGCGAGCGCTCATGCGGTCGGCGGAGGCTTGGTCGCGCGCGAACGGCTATCGCGAGATCGCCTCCGACTGCCTGCTCACGAATGATGCGAGCGCATCCGCGCACCACGCACTCGGCTTTGAAGAGATCGACCGAAACATCACCTTTCGCAAAGCTCTTTGA
- a CDS encoding alpha/beta hydrolase, giving the protein MSEDLNIDRRRFFGKAAMAVIAAELGMMNPTIAQSSGEDTVSLTPTDSKNTSFASLKQVNAGVLNIGYAEDGPADGQPVILLHGWPFDIHAFVDVAPLLAKAGYRVIVPYQRGYGSTTFLSADTFRNAQQSICGEDVVNLMDALKIKKAIIGGFDIGSRTAAVVGILWPDRAKALVLVSGYLIANVPANRLPASPKAEYAFWYQWYFSTQRGLLGYTKYTDDFNRLIWTIQSPKWQFSDATYDRTAASYKNPDHVAIVIHNYRWRIGLAAGDAKYDGLESKLFAGPAIDLPTITIASDFDGANASGAAYRSKFTGEYSHRILAGIGHDVPQEAPQAFADAIIAAAGMSK; this is encoded by the coding sequence ATGAGCGAAGATCTCAACATCGACCGCCGCAGATTCTTTGGCAAAGCGGCCATGGCCGTCATCGCCGCCGAGCTCGGAATGATGAACCCCACGATCGCGCAATCGAGCGGTGAAGATACGGTAAGCCTAACACCGACGGATTCCAAGAATACGTCCTTTGCATCCCTCAAGCAGGTCAACGCCGGCGTTCTCAACATCGGGTACGCCGAAGATGGGCCGGCCGACGGGCAGCCTGTGATTCTGCTGCACGGTTGGCCGTTCGACATCCACGCCTTCGTCGACGTCGCTCCGCTTCTGGCGAAGGCGGGATATCGCGTGATCGTCCCCTACCAACGCGGCTACGGCTCGACGACGTTCCTCTCTGCCGACACGTTCCGCAACGCTCAGCAGTCGATCTGCGGTGAAGATGTCGTCAACCTGATGGACGCGCTCAAGATCAAGAAGGCGATCATCGGCGGCTTTGATATCGGATCGCGAACGGCGGCCGTCGTAGGAATCCTCTGGCCCGACCGCGCCAAAGCGTTGGTCCTCGTCAGCGGCTATCTGATCGCCAACGTTCCGGCCAATAGGCTCCCGGCATCGCCGAAAGCTGAATACGCCTTTTGGTATCAGTGGTATTTCTCGACGCAACGTGGGCTATTGGGTTACACAAAATACACGGACGATTTCAATCGGCTCATTTGGACGATTCAATCACCCAAATGGCAGTTCAGCGATGCGACGTACGATCGCACGGCGGCGTCGTACAAGAATCCCGATCATGTGGCGATCGTCATACACAACTACCGTTGGCGCATCGGCCTTGCGGCGGGTGATGCGAAATACGACGGTTTGGAGAGCAAGCTGTTCGCTGGTCCTGCCATCGATCTCCCTACGATCACGATCGCAAGCGATTTCGACGGCGCGAATGCCAGCGGTGCTGCGTACCGGAGTAAATTCACGGGCGAGTATTCACACCGTATCCTCGCCGGCATCGGGCACGATGTGCCACAGGAGGCACCGCAAGCGTTTGCCGACGCGATCATCGCGGCTGCCGGCATGAGTAAGTAG
- a CDS encoding stalk domain-containing protein, whose amino-acid sequence MFTPTYPSRLRRLTTFVCGLAIVWNAYLMPASAASYRVVLNGLNLALSQAPIQRGGRIFVPMRSIFQGLSAGVAYDNGTINATAGTNTIQVKIGSNQAVVDGRQVFLDAAPFLEGSVAMVPLRFVSESLGANVDYNSQTGAIDIAAAKPPIPSGSIINATLDTALNTASAYIGQPITLTVPQNAQDTPSALAGATIYGKVIEAQGAAQGTNPSVQIAVDSIALANSADPQPIAARVLKVDPTQGSMIAKEAAGTLGGMLLGNWIGKSMDSNQGGLIGAVGGYLLTSNSKANMTVPSGTPVSLELTDPLQLQ is encoded by the coding sequence ATGTTCACCCCTACATACCCATCGCGGCTCCGCAGGCTGACCACGTTCGTGTGCGGTCTTGCGATCGTTTGGAACGCGTATTTGATGCCGGCCTCGGCGGCGTCGTATCGGGTCGTCCTCAACGGGCTGAACCTCGCGCTCTCGCAGGCGCCGATCCAGCGCGGCGGCCGGATCTTCGTTCCGATGCGCTCGATCTTCCAGGGTCTTAGCGCGGGGGTCGCCTACGACAACGGTACGATCAACGCCACCGCCGGCACGAACACCATTCAGGTGAAGATCGGCTCCAATCAAGCCGTCGTGGACGGACGGCAGGTGTTCCTCGACGCTGCACCATTCCTCGAGGGTTCCGTCGCGATGGTGCCGCTCCGCTTCGTGTCCGAATCGTTAGGCGCCAACGTGGACTACAACAGCCAGACTGGCGCGATCGATATCGCCGCCGCCAAGCCGCCGATCCCGAGCGGATCAATCATCAACGCGACGCTCGATACCGCGCTCAACACCGCCAGCGCGTACATCGGTCAGCCGATCACCCTGACGGTGCCGCAGAACGCGCAAGACACGCCGTCGGCGCTCGCCGGCGCAACGATCTACGGCAAGGTGATCGAGGCACAAGGCGCAGCTCAGGGGACGAACCCGTCCGTGCAGATCGCGGTCGACTCCATCGCGCTGGCGAACAGCGCGGACCCGCAGCCGATCGCGGCCAGGGTGCTCAAGGTTGACCCCACGCAGGGATCGATGATCGCGAAGGAAGCGGCGGGGACCCTCGGCGGCATGCTGCTCGGCAACTGGATCGGCAAGTCGATGGACAGCAACCAAGGCGGCCTCATCGGTGCGGTCGGCGGCTATCTGTTGACCTCGAACAGCAAGGCCAACATGACGGTGCCGTCCGGAACGCCGGTGTCGCTCGAGCTGACCGACCCGCTGCAGCTGCAGTAA